The window ACATGATGTTAATGGCCATGGTGCAGAGCAGCAGAGACATGCAGCAGGACACTCTCTGAACACGCGTGAAAGGGCTGCGCCGCGTGGGGTCCACGACTGACACCCAGATGTGCTCATCACGGAAACCAGAAGACGTCCGGGTCTGGAAGATATTGCTGGGACGGGGGTCGGTTTGGGAGGGCGCATGTAAccaaaattgttatttaaaaatactgtaagaCGTTCTGTAAAGACTGGCTGTCTCTTGTTGTTTCAAAGGCTTATAGAGAAcgtcaaattttatttttacacaacagttcaataaaaaagctaattacactttagatcagtggttcccaaccagtgtgccgcggcactaaggggtgccgtgagatcttttgagggtgccgccaaaatttcggggaaaaaattccaagggtgcctcaaacaagaaaaggttgggaaccactggtgtaaacagtattctcatatcatctaggactaggtataaggtgttgttgcatgcaaactctcgaaatgaaacaaataaataaataataataaaaaagctacggagattttaaatatctatttccttataaggggtgccgggaacttttgaaaggctttccaagggtgcctcaaacaagaaaaggttgggaaccactgctttagattaaaatgttctaaagtttctaaatgtaaaaatgcaaaatgatatCAATCGGTCTTGACCACATGCCCTGATGAGCAATAAGATAAGAGTGGCTTCTTTAAATTTGAGCTTGATATGATTAAGTACTTTTAATTTGATTCATTGATGACTATAAATCTGAAACGggggaaaataatataataatgaataatgtgtCCAAACGTTTGACTGGTATTGCAGGTATAGCTTTAATACTTAGATGTTGTTTCTATGAGAATGTATGTTAAAGTCTTTACCCAAAGCTTGCAACTTCGTTCTTGTTAGCTGAGTTGAAGGTCCTCTTGCATATTTCACCTCTCAGCCAGGTGGAGCACAGAAAGTGTGTGACCTCCTGTGTCTGTAAATCCTGCACCATAACTTTGTCCAAGTACCTGAAGGAACATTTTGTGATGTGAGCCGTATGCAACCTAATTCATTCATACACGTACTTTTCTCACCCATCACTTCATAATTCAGCCATGTCCAGTCCTGCTCCTTGCTTAGATGTTGCTACTAATGTTAAAGACTTTGATTAGATGATCCGGTTGTGTTTGATTAGCACTGACGCTAAAGACTGACAGGATTGAACCGCTCTGCCATAGATTAAAGAAGAATTTTGAAAGTTAAATTAGCCTTTGGaccttttttaatgaaatcagaaATCCTTGTTTGTTCAACAACTAGTCTTGCGTTATCAGATATTGGATAACTAGAGCTTTCAAGAGCTATAGCGTGTCACAAACTGGAATGGTTTGGCCAATAATTTTGTACTGATTTGTATTGAACAACGCAGTACTTTTCTGGATTTAAATTTATTGTGGACTTAATATTAGCAATAGTAAACAACACATAATACTCGCTTCAAGTGTACTCAGTTTCTGCCTTGCTATGCAAAAATACGAAAAGGCATGCAAAAGACAGGACGAGTAGACACCTACCAGTCGGGGTTTCCACCTGAGTTGTCATGCAATATGTCAATGCTCTGCAGTTCTCCAAGAGAGAAGGGCATACTGAACAGGAACACATCCACCCCTCCTCTCTCAAACACCGGCTTCTCGGGGTCAGTCAAATTGTACTGTTCACTTTGCCCCTCTTTGAATTGAAGGGTCATCTTAACCTGGTGAAAAGTAAGACATGAATTAAGCACCTTCTAAACATatcaaaaagcaaaagaaacaaGCATACATACAAGCATACAAAATGAAGGTTCTTCACAGCTATATGATACAAGAACCAtgtttggttccacaaagaaccattcagtcaaaggttctttaaaggaccatctttcttgcttttttataaTCTAAAGAGCCTTCTTTTGCCACAAATAACCTTTCGTAAAACAGATGTTAAAGGTCCTTTATTTTAGTGTACATATTGCGTATCACCTTCGCTGTGGTGCCAGCCTTTCTTCTGTGGCCTGTTTGCACATTCACAAGGTAGTTGTACATGGCACATGGATGGTTGTCCTCCAACAAAGTCATCTTGCGCTGTGGACACAGGTATTTCACCCCATTACAGGAATATTTATCAAGGATCTTGTTGTATCAGTGGCAGCGGATGAAGTGGAATCAGTTTAGCATTGATATTCTATTATGTGTTGACATGGCGAAagtaaaaaatcatttacatttatttaaaagtggtGTCTTGTCTCCTAGAGAGTGAAACTGGCTGACATTAGGACACGGTAAACAAACGTCTGTAACTGCACAAACCAAACctatttaataacatatttcttAACGTCCTATATGCAGCGCTCTAGAGCACTTTGTAGTTCTATTAAACTGAAACGagttttaagtttaagttaaagACTAGGTGTTGTGGTGACTGAAGTGACTTCGCTTCACAAGATCAAATGACCATTATATTTTACTAGGAAATGCACTTCAGTGgctgttttaaatgtgattgGAATGTGATTTTTCTTGTTGGTTCCACTAGGAAAAAGAAATATCTTCATATTCTGGGGCCAGATTCAAAACATTCTTAAGAATAGTAGCCTATTCTCAACTGCCATTTTCTtacttacaaaaacaattttttttttcagttttattttttaatgaaaccaattttttaattttcaaatgtcCAAAAATGGCTTCGCCACTCTTAGAACCGGGATTTTGTCAGCTGTTTTTTCATCCATTAGGTGAAAACTGTACGTTTAGTCATAGTATCTCTTTCCCTAACAAGCCACATGAGTGTGTTAATTTGGAGAGTGAATGTTAGTATACTGTACCGTTCTGAGAGCTTTGCGGTCTGCATACCAGGCCCACATTACAACCACCAGGAAGAGGGCAAAGAAGCAGCTGAGCAAAACCACAACTATATAGTTCTCTTTTACTGTGGCAAACAAAGCCGCCGTCTGCGACAAATCAACTTGGTTGGGCATCACGAAGAAAGAGCTCCCAAAGAATGTTGTGTGGTTGCACAAACAGTGAGTTAGGTTCGGCAATGTATTGTGACCAACCTTTAAATAGACACGATATTACAAACATCatgaaaaaactgtaaatgaaatgttcattAAACAACCAATTATTATGGAGTCTCACCTTGCAGCCCTCTCTACTCCAGTCTCCAAGCTCAGTGTCCCAAAACAGGCACTTGGTTACAAAAACTGAGATTTTAAAGGTCAGCATCTCACTTGAGGAGTAATCAGTTGGCAATATTGCCACCTTCCAGGCCCCCTCAATCCCCTTCGTCATTTCAGGGGTGATCAGCCAGCGATAATTGTctgttgcaaaaaaataaataaataaatgcacggAAATCTTAATCTCATTTTGGTAATCTTAATCCCTTACTAAAAGTAGCAACAGTCTTTGAATAATACatgttaacttttaattttattcatttattttccaaactTTACCTTTGTAGGTTAGATTATTGCTTTGGTTCAAATAAGTGGCGTTTGCCTCCTCTGGTGGGTGCAAAGTAACATTGAGAGTTACGTTTTGATTTGGTATTGCTGTAACAATCACAGTCACATTCACGTCTGAGATGTTGAAGGTTGAGGTGACAGAAAACCCTGGTTTCCACTTTATATCTACAACTTCAGGCTCAGAGGCTTGAGGCCGTGGCAGATATATCTGTACAGAGCGAATCATCTATTTAGTtcaataaaaacttttaaagcgCTTAtctcattgttttattgtttcaaagcagctttacagataACAGTTCGAATTGAAACTGATGAAGTTAGTTCAGTAGGGTTCTTTAACTAATGCGTGACAGAAtgagttgatttatttgttttcaccTCAATGTTCTCTGGCAGATGTGAGAATTTGACTGCAGAGCTTCCGTTCTGCAAAGAAAAGCTGCAGGTTGTTCCAGTGATGCTTTCGTTGGACTTGGTTTCCAATGGATTCTCTTTAAATTGGAAGAGCTGTAACGATAAAGTTTTTATCATCTTAAAAGTGTAATGACTGTGAGATGatttgtctataattttctatATACGACAGAAACGGggttaaaaaacaaactgcttttgtgaagtttaggcttacgatctggtgcttgtacatcagtatcGTTCAGTATCTAgaattaaatctgattttagggtttagggtttaggtttaggtgtagagatatggagATATGGTCAAGAGTAAATATTTGGATTAAAACGTTGTACCAGGGTCAACAAAAATCATGACATGCCACCAGAAATATGTACTATATaaagaatttattacatttttagattgactactatacaaatattaatatttaaataaacatgtagtTGATTTTATGGCTTTAAAATCAAGATTTGGATGTTAGCAAACCTGGACATTGACATTCCCAAGTGGCAGCTGACCAGTCATTGCAGAAATAGATGGAAGTTGGCAATATCCTCCATCTGTTGAGCCAACAGTTTTTCCACCCAGGGTGCTTGAATCTTGCCTATGGAGACACAGCAATCGATTAACTGCGAATCATTTCATATGATGCTATAGGCTAGTAATAACACAACTAATAATGACCTTGTGACATAAATAGTGCCTGTTGGAAGTTCCTTGACAATGTTACCGTTATCAGTCAGAGCCTTTCCATAAATATGGCCGGCAAGAGTGATGAGGTCCTCaagctgtataaataaataaataaataaaggaagaAGTATTCACAGTTAAATAGCTATAACAATGTAAAGCATCTGGAGAGAAAGACACAATCagcccaaaaattaaaactgacaaCTTGACAACTTGACTTACATCATCCATGTTTTCAGGTTCACACTCTTGCGAGTACAAAAGCATGGCTGCAGTGCTGTTCAAAATTTCTTCAAGCTGATTTGGACTGATTATAGCACTCGTTTGGaggtgattatatatattttgcaggtATTGGATCTATCCAATAAAGaggtaaaaaaagaacaatttacaTGGATACATCAATGTgttatgctgaaaataaatggaattataaattaaaaattatgtcTTAAAGATTATGAAGCATAGAATAATAGAGAATATTATCATTAGTGTTATGGAGGGATCAACAATAAGGATGGTATGTTTGCTCAGTACCAGTATTAGAGTTTTTTAGGCCATAGCTAAATAAACTGTTCTTTGCCATATTGGGCCAGTGCTTGggatatcattacatttttgttgattaTGTATGCATGGCAGCCTTTCTGGCTTACACAAATGACGATTGAAATTTAAAGCTTGGCAAatactcttaaaaatatatttataatgaaaaaaagatttttatactATTCATTTTTAGAGGCTGTTACAAATCTGATATGCTAGaccaactgaaaaaaatactataatgaATTGCTATatacaataatttaatgtattaataattttgtataatataatgcattaatcaCCTTGTTTTCCCTTGATAGTTCTTCTGTTGTTGTCTCCAAATCCTTCAACATTGCTTTGGCATTCTGCAAGATAGACAAGAAAGGTTAAAATGATCACAAGTTCTTGGATTGTTCTTGGGATTTTAACCTACTCTGTATGTCACTCTTTAAAACTCTTGGGgactctttttaatttaatgatattaTTCACACAGTGTTTGATCATGATCCGGCCCATTATAGCAGTATCAAGTAATAAACCTCTTTACATCCATCAACCGGTTCACCGTGATATATAACAAGCCATTTCGATCAAGCTCACAGAGACCAAGTGGTCTTGTGGTCTAAACTTTTTCATATATGTATCCCAAACACTAcctctcattttcctcttttaaaaaattcttaatataggacacaaataaaacaaaggaaTAGATTCTTGTACTCAATAACCTCACCAACCTGCAAAAGCATAGAAGTATTTCCTATACTGATTTCCAGTGACGTCAATGTGTCAGTAAGACTTCTGCGGctccttttgtttgtttcatttgacGTCAGATGTGTATTTAAAACTGCAACGGCACAACTACGACATTACTccatattaaaaagaaattttgTAGCAAGCAGTTTCATTTCTAGCTAACATCATCAAACAATGTTGGTTTATGCTATGTTTGTGCTGAGGAGAGGTGATTTGTTTCCGTACCTCGCATGCAGAGGGAGCTAAAGCTCATGTTGCAGTTGGGTGTGGTCACCAGCTGAAACGGATCTTTGACCATATAGGTGCAAGCTAAGTGGTCTTTACTGACATTGCCATCATTTTTAACAGGTGAttttgaaacagcttcaaatcCTGTAAACACAcccaaacatgtaaaaatatccataaactatatagtgtaatttatttaattgctctAAACTCTCCTTAGAATCAGCAAagaataagatatttttgagattacacaataaaaagacattgaTTTCCATATTTCCATATAGCGTCAGGCTTTCTTGGTTCTAATTGAACCTTTTTTAGGCAAAGCAGTATGTTACGAACAGCAGGATACATGCTAAAATACTGCACTAACATCAGTTTGCCCTGCCTAATCAAATTCAGTTCCTTCGTACAGACTCCAGGAAGTCAATGGAATACCAAACCTGGTCACACTTTAGTGGGGATCAATCAGTTcattaactattaaatattacttttgccTCAACAAGCTCATCATTTGCTGCATAGTGCTCTTTATTAAGGTAGCTTCTAAGGATGTTATGGGGTGGAGATTTAAAATATGGCCATGCAGAATTGCTTTCTAATTAATAAACAGCCTATATGTTAAGTTAAAAACACCTTTATGTAATTTCATcggtaattaatttctgtacttGCATTTGTACACATCTACTTACATAGTTACTAACACCATAACATATCCTTAAACTTACCCACACCACAATACCTGTCCCTGTCCTTACTCGTATCCCACCTCAGTTGAAGCAAAAGtcttttacaatacaatatgaacacgaTAAGCACATTGTACCGATTTTCTAATGTACGTACATAGTAGTTAattacacttaatataaagtgcaaCTCAACTGTTCACAGGAGATTGTTACATTTAACTTGCACCATCTATAAGCACTTTCTATTTTAGGCCCAGGTTTGACCTTCCTTGTTATAAATAGTAAGGGCAAAAAAAGTTTAGATCTACAGCCAGAAAAACTGTGAACTTTACTCACGACTCTTGGAATTTTTATACATCAACTCCCGACTGACCCACCACGGTCCAGATTCTGTGGACTGGGTTTGTACAAGCTCCTTAATCTCAACACTCAAGTCCCTCAGAAGATGTCCCCCTTGTTTTTCACAGTTCTCGTAGGCTTCAGCCCATGGCACGGACTCCTGAACAAATTCATACGCTATTCCCTCGTGAATTTCCAGAATTCTCCTGCCATAATCTTTCTCGTGTCCACGTTCTTCTGATTCATCCATACAAGTCGTATGCGGTAtcaaaaaaattgaaatccaaCAACAAACAAGCACTTGCTTTGAGAAAGCCATGACTGATAATAGCAACCTTCAGTCTAGGAAGGTTTGTGTGGACTAAAAAACAGGGAGCCTACGTACATCTTAGGCAAATCTGAAATCTCACTTTGTGAAAACAGTGAATGTGAACTAACTTCATTAGGGAAATGGGAGCAGGCACTCAAATACATGCAAAATCTGACTTTAAACCAAGATTCTCCATTCCAAAAGCCTCCAATACATTGCCATCCACAGATTTgtcaaataaagacattttgatTTTAAGCCACACTAACCCATACAGTGAAAATAGAAAAGTGTTCTTTGCCATCCTCTGTGTTACTAGTTAGGCTATTTAACACTGTATAACAGACAAATAAGGAGAAGCACACTGTAATGCTTTGGCAGTACTGATGTTAATTCCATGGATTTTTGACACATTTTGTAGAACAATATAAAAAACGATTGCCACAGTAATTTCCACTCAATTAACTGTTCAAAATCACTCATTTAACTGTGTTATATAACAAATATCTCGAATTAATTTCTCCCTGAGGGGCTCGCCACTACTTCACTCTCGCGAGATTTCGTTCAGGAAGTGAGCAGCGAAGTGCTCCACGCACGTTGTTTGGATGGTGTCACACAACACTCATGGCGGGACGACTGAAGGTGAATAAGCGATGTTTCGCTGTTCTTGGAttaagttttgtgtttttaaaagcgtCGTCAGATCAAGCATAGCGTGCATTTGCTGATAAATGCACGCTCTTTGCTGTGgccttttgttgttttgcgtCTTACGTTGTTTAGGTCCTGGTTGTCTCAGTTTGTGTGAATGTAAAATCACAGTAATCCCTCTGTAACCCCCTTAAATCAGGATAATAGTCTCAGTTGATTTTAATAGCGAttgattaaatgcattacacacacacacacacacacacacacacacacacacacacacacacacacacacgcacacacgcaaagtagaaaataaaaatccGGGATAATACTTAGGAAATTTTGACATTGTATCACCACTGATCCATAGTGCAGACCTAGGACTTTTtgtaaaggttttattttatttttttttaaattggttaGTGGATACTTACATAACCTGTAATATACGCAATTTTGGGGAATAAAGGAAAGCCTTCATATTaaatttttcttcatatttaaaacGTTTCTTTGCGCACTATTTTTTGGacgacagaaaaaaaagtgttggtcTCTTGTTGCTTAAGTATCCTCTCTTGATCTTTTCAGAAACAAGCGAAAGATGCCTTAAAGATTATAGGATGTGGCAGTGCCCTGTTCCTGGGATACCTCACAGCCTCCGGAGACGAGCGTTTCTATGCCAGTGCACTCATGCCTGTGCTGCAGAGGTTTGTGGGAGCAGAGATGGCTCATGTCATGGCCGTTCGGGTGATTGGTCTTGGACTTGTGCCTTACAACAACTACAAGGACCCGGCCTCACTGGTCAGTGTGTTAAATACAAACAATTGCTGTAGGAGTCTTTTTCATCAGttgttttagattttcatttttacattttaaagggatcgttcaccccaaaatgaaaattcttttttgaaaattttgtttttttctggggTCTTTTGCACAAGATTTTTcattgctttgaaaaattatggttgaacctcTGATGTCCCATGGACTATTTTACAAATGTCCTACATTGCTGTCCATGCAGGGtaagaaagctcttggatttcgaGGTGGCCATGTAGTGTACATGTAGTATATTGGTATAGGTAACTGAAAAACCTGTATTGGTTTGTGCTATTAGTTGGCACGAACTTTGTTTcagtgtttagtttagtttttttttttcctcaaggtAAATTTAAAGTCAAActtattttcacatttgttcCCATCAGGAAGTGCATGTGATGGGTCGAAAGTTCCAGAACCCAGTCGGGTTAGCAGCAGGCTTTGACAAGCATGGCGAGGCAGTGGATGGCCTCTATAGATTGGGCTTTGGTTTCGTGGAGGTGGGAACCGTAACCCCAAAGGCACAGGATGGCAACCCAAAGCCACGGGTATTTAGACTGGAGTCGGACCAAGCTGTCATCAACAGGTATGTCTACATTTCTGCTAAAAAGACAAACCTAGCTGTCCGAATAGAGTTTTGAATATCTGTTTTTAaccattataatttaaaaacgaGTTTTCCAACTAAGGTTCATTTACTCCCTCAGCTTAAATGAGTACACAACTCTTGGAATTAATCAGTTATTCTTTATTTAGAAGACTGGGATTATTTGGAGATCTGATGTTCAAGCAGGTCTGCTCGATCAATTCCCAAAGAAGCATTTCAGaattattcagtaaaataaGATTTCCTTATCAAAGTGATAAAAAGGTTGTTGCAAAAATAAGTACACCCACCTAAAACAGCATAATAAcgctaatatatttttatgttttgtatcaTATTATTTCTCTATTTAAACAGGAACATTGTGGTTCAACGTTTTGACCAAATGATAACTAATTAGAGGCGTTCCATAGTCCATTGAATTCTTAGATTTAAAGCTGACAGTGGAACAGTTGAGAGAGAACTGTCAGGAAACTTATGTCTTTGAAAAgtatcaccaaaaaaaaaaaaaaagacttctgACTAGGTTCCTAAAATAATCAGgtcttcattttaaagtgcccctattaaggctaatgaaaggttcatattttggttttgggagtcgcCAATAACAAGAATCTAAATGAGCTGTTATGAAGgcatgaaaaaccttttaaaaactaTACTGTGATAAAAAGGGTTTTACTTCAGAAAGTTGACagggatgaaaaaaaagcatgattttacAACAGCACTGATCGGTTTGTCAAATTAAAGTTAGGATCAAACAGAACGCACAGGTTTCTAGCACGCTGGGTTTCATATGGGCCCAGAGAGCCACAGTCAACACCTAACACACAATTTTCCTTATTCAGAAATCTATTTGTTTCGGGATGCATGAGTTTTGAAGGTGCgaggctttttttcccccaataaCAATGACTATATACATTTCTCCCAAGGTAAAATGCCTTCTGTTGACAAGTATTTTACCAAACTCTAACACACTTAAGCAAGCGCAGGGGATTTTGTA is drawn from Puntigrus tetrazona isolate hp1 chromosome 7, ASM1883169v1, whole genome shotgun sequence and contains these coding sequences:
- the pkd1l3 gene encoding polycystic kidney disease protein 1-like 2, with product MAFSKQVLVCCWISIFLIPHTTCMDESEERGHEKDYGRRILEIHEGIAYEFVQESVPWAEAYENCEKQGGHLLRDLSVEIKELVQTQSTESGPWWVSRELMYKNSKSRFEAVSKSPVKNDGNVSKDHLACTYMVKDPFQLVTTPNCNMSFSSLCMRVLNTHLTSNETNKRSRRSLTDTLTSLEISIGNTSMLLQNAKAMLKDLETTTEELSRENKIQYLQNIYNHLQTSAIISPNQLEEILNSTAAMLLYSQECEPENMDDLEDLITLAGHIYGKALTDNGNIVKELPTGTIYVTRQDSSTLGGKTVGSTDGGYCQLPSISAMTGQLPLGNVNVQLFQFKENPLETKSNESITGTTCSFSLQNGSSAVKFSHLPENIEIYLPRPQASEPEVVDIKWKPGFSVTSTFNISDVNVTVIVTAIPNQNVTLNVTLHPPEEANATYLNQSNNLTYKDNYRWLITPEMTKGIEGAWKVAILPTDYSSSEMLTFKISVFVTKCLFWDTELGDWSREGCKVGHNTLPNLTHCLCNHTTFFGSSFFVMPNQVDLSQTAALFATVKENYIVVVLLSCFFALFLVVVMWAWYADRKALRTRKMTLLEDNHPCAMYNYLVNVQTGHRRKAGTTAKVKMTLQFKEGQSEQYNLTDPEKPVFERGGVDVFLFSMPFSLGELQSIDILHDNSGGNPDWYLDKVMVQDLQTQEVTHFLCSTWLRGEICKRTFNSANKNEVASFGNIFQTRTSSGFRDEHIWVSVVDPTRRSPFTRVQRVSCCMSLLLCTMAINIMFWNLPVDEESPVLLKIGSFTLTWQEFMVAIESGLFMFPINILIITIFRHIKPRILLNKEKADTTKKTTPAAAVSMNTIIKETVGLLNHLSKSPKNMLPAKEIRPETSGDLFWALHKVNDVLQIMQVENVGDPHWSYCGRFVLYSLSHISNLLEHVGEKGFFLNEELRQARGTVGVLLKKAEMVTVQHASQSQPSVQAQKKQGWWLPWWFLFIGWFLLFAMSGLSTFFTLLYGFQYGRESSIQWVITLTLSLVQSIFILQPLKVIFVAIFFAMILRPVAVENNEEVELLLQEQKQKCEEYSGRSIS